A single genomic interval of uncultured Desulfobacter sp. harbors:
- the prfA gene encoding peptide chain release factor 1, with amino-acid sequence MIRKLKGIEERFIKIEHLLSDPAVMADQKKYQAYLKEHGELNKIVPVFREYEGAEEELKEAKELLKDSDPDIRAMAKEEIPILETRIEQLQERLNVLLMPKDPRDEKNVILEIRAGTGGEEAGIFTGDLFRMYTRYAESKHWKIEIIEKNDSAAGGFKEVVSMVKGKGAYSQFKYESGIHRVQRVPETETQGRVHTSAVTVAVLPEAEDVDIDINPADLKVDVFRSSGPGGQSVNTTDSAVRITHIPTGVVATCQDEKSQHKNKAKALNVLKSRILDAKIQEEEAKRAADRKGQVGTGDRSGRIRTYNFPQGRMTDHRIGLTLYRLDSVMEGDIQEIIDALRAHNQALALKEN; translated from the coding sequence ATGATCAGAAAATTAAAAGGCATTGAAGAGCGGTTTATAAAGATTGAGCATCTGCTCAGTGACCCCGCAGTAATGGCGGATCAGAAAAAGTACCAGGCATATTTAAAGGAACACGGTGAATTGAACAAGATTGTGCCGGTGTTTCGTGAATATGAGGGCGCAGAAGAAGAACTCAAGGAGGCCAAAGAGCTTCTCAAGGACAGCGACCCCGACATCCGGGCCATGGCCAAAGAAGAGATCCCCATACTTGAAACCAGAATTGAACAGTTGCAGGAACGACTTAATGTTCTTTTGATGCCCAAAGATCCCCGGGATGAGAAGAACGTTATTCTGGAAATTCGAGCCGGCACCGGCGGTGAAGAAGCCGGCATTTTTACCGGTGATCTTTTCCGTATGTACACAAGGTACGCGGAGTCCAAACATTGGAAGATCGAAATCATTGAAAAGAACGACTCGGCTGCCGGGGGGTTCAAAGAAGTGGTTTCCATGGTGAAGGGTAAAGGCGCGTACTCCCAATTTAAATATGAAAGCGGTATCCATCGGGTTCAGCGGGTCCCTGAAACTGAAACCCAGGGGCGTGTTCACACCTCTGCGGTGACTGTGGCCGTGCTGCCCGAAGCCGAGGATGTGGATATTGACATCAATCCTGCGGATTTGAAAGTGGATGTGTTCCGTTCTTCGGGGCCTGGCGGCCAGTCCGTAAATACCACGGATTCCGCTGTTCGGATTACCCATATTCCCACAGGCGTTGTGGCTACCTGCCAGGATGAAAAATCCCAACATAAAAACAAGGCCAAGGCCTTGAACGTTCTCAAGTCCCGTATCCTCGACGCCAAGATACAGGAAGAGGAGGCCAAGCGGGCTGCGGACCGCAAAGGCCAGGTGGGTACAGGTGACCGGTCGGGTCGCATTCGCACCTATAATTTCCCCCAAGGCCGGATGACCGACCATCGTATCGGCCTGACCCTGTACCGGTTGGACAGTGTCATGGAAGGCGATATCCAGGAAATTATTGATGCCTTGAGAGCGCATAATCAAGCCCTGGCACTAAAAGAAAATTAG